In the genome of Flexistipes sinusarabici DSM 4947, one region contains:
- a CDS encoding glycosyltransferase: MRFLHVVNVRWYNATAWYAVNLSKILKDYGHDVIVLGLPGTPPMDKAGQYHLETAEFDLNTNNPVKVFLNILKVNKLLKRFNPDVVNCHRGEFFWYFAFKKVLNKKSFKLIRTRGDIREPKKGFFNYFIHSVCDRIITSAEIIKNKYVENLGVSPSKISVVYGGVDDKKFIYSEKGRAKVREEMGFGEKDYVVGIVGRFDYVKGHENLIKAVGKLYYAKGMENIRLVLIGYETNLSNEDIKNLLKENGIEEISVITGYRDDIADCLSALDLGVVASTGSEAVCRVAFEIMAEGIPVVASDVGVLPEIIPEENIYSKNDIDGLADKIMHHSDKTFLFSEKKFYEDYMKAVNNNV, encoded by the coding sequence ATGAGATTTTTACATGTTGTAAATGTCAGATGGTACAATGCTACTGCCTGGTACGCCGTAAATCTTTCAAAAATTTTGAAAGATTATGGACATGACGTTATTGTTCTCGGCTTACCAGGCACACCCCCGATGGATAAAGCCGGGCAGTATCATCTTGAAACAGCTGAATTTGATCTGAACACTAATAATCCGGTAAAAGTTTTTCTCAATATTCTTAAAGTGAATAAACTTTTAAAACGTTTTAATCCCGACGTTGTGAACTGTCACCGCGGTGAGTTTTTCTGGTATTTTGCCTTTAAAAAAGTTCTCAATAAAAAATCTTTTAAACTTATTCGTACACGGGGCGATATCCGTGAGCCCAAAAAGGGATTTTTTAATTATTTTATTCACTCTGTTTGCGACAGAATTATTACATCTGCGGAGATTATAAAAAATAAATATGTGGAAAATCTTGGAGTCAGCCCGTCAAAAATCAGTGTTGTCTACGGAGGGGTTGATGATAAAAAATTTATTTATAGTGAAAAAGGAAGAGCGAAGGTAAGAGAAGAAATGGGTTTCGGAGAAAAAGATTATGTTGTGGGGATTGTGGGCAGGTTTGATTATGTTAAGGGTCATGAGAATCTGATAAAGGCTGTAGGCAAGCTTTATTATGCTAAGGGGATGGAGAATATACGTCTTGTTTTGATTGGTTATGAAACTAACCTGTCAAATGAGGATATAAAGAACCTTTTAAAGGAAAACGGAATCGAAGAAATATCTGTAATAACAGGCTACAGAGATGACATTGCTGACTGTCTGAGTGCATTGGATCTCGGGGTGGTTGCTTCCACCGGTTCAGAAGCCGTTTGCCGTGTGGCTTTTGAAATTATGGCCGAAGGTATCCCTGTTGTTGCTTCAGATGTCGGGGTTTTACCTGAAATAATTCCTGAAGAAAATATATATTCCAAAAACGATATTGATGGGCTGGCGGATAAAATTATGCATCATTCTGACAAAACATTTTTATTTAGTGAAAAAAAATTTTACGAAGATTATATGAAAGCTGTTAACAATAATGTTTGA
- the ftsZ gene encoding cell division protein FtsZ, whose product MFEFQEIAQGAVIKVIGVGGAGGNAITNMIKAGIDGVDFISANTDAQALSKNRAPLKIQLGTQLTKGLGAGGNPEVGRKAAVEDAEAIEDALRGSDLVFITAGMGGGTGTGSAPVIASIAKDLGALTVAVVSKPFYWEGKRRNEFADQGMKFLKEHVDTFIVVPNDRLLDIIDKTTSFQEAFRIADDVLRQGVQGISDTINSDGYINVDFADVKAIMSSRGMALMGIGEASGESRDEEAAKRALMSPLLADADIRGSQGILINITGGSDLTMFEIQNIAQLIYENAGEDAAIYKGVVIDENMEGKIKVTIVATGIGKVKENTKTVNLDEYVKKSTPESSSIIKKVNNIKKMDRGLKTLDDFDEEEFEIPTYLRKQAD is encoded by the coding sequence ATGTTTGAATTTCAGGAAATTGCACAAGGTGCAGTTATTAAGGTAATCGGCGTTGGTGGAGCCGGCGGGAATGCCATCACCAACATGATTAAGGCCGGTATTGATGGTGTGGATTTTATTTCTGCCAATACCGATGCTCAGGCTTTGTCTAAAAACAGGGCACCGCTTAAAATTCAGCTGGGAACACAGCTGACCAAAGGACTGGGAGCCGGCGGAAACCCCGAAGTGGGAAGAAAGGCTGCAGTTGAGGATGCCGAAGCTATTGAAGATGCACTCAGGGGCTCAGATCTTGTCTTTATTACTGCCGGAATGGGCGGTGGTACAGGCACCGGCTCAGCTCCTGTCATTGCAAGTATTGCAAAAGACCTGGGAGCGCTAACAGTGGCGGTTGTTTCTAAGCCGTTTTACTGGGAAGGAAAACGGAGAAATGAATTTGCAGACCAGGGGATGAAGTTCCTGAAGGAACACGTGGATACATTTATCGTGGTTCCCAATGACAGGCTTTTAGATATTATCGACAAAACCACTTCGTTTCAGGAAGCTTTCAGAATTGCCGATGATGTACTAAGACAGGGTGTGCAGGGTATCTCGGATACAATTAACAGCGACGGATATATCAATGTGGATTTTGCCGATGTTAAAGCGATTATGAGCTCCCGGGGAATGGCACTTATGGGCATAGGTGAAGCATCAGGAGAGAGCAGGGATGAAGAAGCTGCCAAACGTGCACTGATGAGTCCTCTGCTTGCAGATGCCGATATAAGAGGTTCCCAGGGCATTCTGATTAATATTACGGGTGGAAGCGATTTGACCATGTTTGAAATCCAGAATATAGCTCAGCTTATCTATGAAAATGCCGGTGAAGATGCTGCAATTTACAAAGGTGTGGTTATTGATGAGAATATGGAAGGTAAAATCAAAGTTACTATTGTTGCAACCGGTATAGGCAAGGTTAAGGAAAATACAAAAACTGTTAATCTGGATGAATATGTGAAAAAATCCACGCCTGAGAGTTCATCTATTATAAAAAAAGTTAATAATATTAAGAAAATGGACAGAGGGCTAAAGACGCTGGACGATTTTGATGAGGAGGAATTTGAAATTCCCACTTATCTGAGGAAACAGGCTGATTAA
- a CDS encoding D-alanine--D-alanine ligase family protein, which produces MINKNMRIVVLYGGFSSEREVSLTTGTAMGNSLKKNGYKNIIFMDIGGNFFKELLEIKPDICVNGLHGKFGEDGKIQAVLESLKIPYTGSGVAASCLAFDKAYSKYILRGAGLPTAEFVIASKDNQKPPFLPCVVKPAREGSTIGISIVKQEAEYKRALKIAGQYDGKIVVEKFLDGKEITVGILGDKALPPIWIKPESGFYDYESKYTKGKTEYLFDTGCTEKEMAEIKDTALKAFNAAGCTGYGRVDFIYKENTPYILEINTLPGMTETSLLPQAAAEAGINFEQLVEEILYTSGESHD; this is translated from the coding sequence ATGATTAATAAGAACATGAGAATAGTTGTTCTTTACGGCGGATTTTCAAGTGAAAGAGAAGTTTCACTGACCACCGGTACAGCTATGGGCAATTCATTAAAAAAGAACGGGTATAAAAATATTATTTTTATGGATATAGGGGGTAATTTTTTTAAAGAATTGCTGGAAATAAAACCCGATATTTGTGTTAACGGCTTACACGGTAAATTTGGAGAGGATGGAAAAATTCAGGCTGTTCTGGAATCTCTGAAAATACCGTATACCGGCTCAGGGGTCGCCGCAAGCTGCCTTGCCTTTGATAAAGCTTACTCAAAATATATTTTAAGAGGAGCCGGTCTTCCGACAGCCGAATTTGTAATTGCATCAAAAGATAACCAAAAGCCTCCTTTTCTGCCGTGTGTGGTGAAGCCGGCCAGAGAGGGGTCTACAATAGGTATATCCATTGTAAAACAGGAAGCTGAGTATAAAAGAGCTCTGAAGATTGCCGGCCAGTATGATGGCAAAATAGTTGTGGAAAAATTTTTAGACGGAAAAGAGATTACAGTGGGTATTTTAGGTGACAAGGCACTGCCGCCGATCTGGATAAAACCGGAGAGCGGTTTTTACGATTATGAGTCCAAATACACCAAAGGAAAAACCGAATACCTTTTTGATACAGGGTGCACAGAGAAGGAAATGGCTGAAATTAAAGATACGGCACTCAAGGCATTTAATGCCGCAGGGTGCACAGGATACGGCAGAGTGGATTTTATCTATAAGGAAAACACACCGTATATACTTGAAATAAACACATTGCCGGGGATGACAGAGACGAGCCTTTTGCCGCAGGCAGCAGCCGAAGCTGGAATAAATTTTGAACAACTTGTGGAGGAAATACTATACACGAGTGGAGAATCTCATGATTAA
- the ftsA gene encoding cell division protein FtsA — protein MKQDNIYAGLDIGTTKICAVIGRKNNDDSLDIIGLGCVPSSGLRKGVVINIDGTVKAIIEALREAERMAGVQVKNVCAGIAGGHVKSFNSRGIIAVKNREVSRKDVERAIESASAVDVPIGSEVLHVIPQQFILDGQTEIKDPIGMNGVRLEVDVHIVTGAVSSAQNILKSCERAGISVDDIVLEQLASSEAVLSEDEKEIGVCLIDGGGGTTDMAVYKRNAVYHTAVLSIGGNNFTRDLSIGLNTPESEAEKVKKEHGCVWMDFVSEDEVINVPSVGGRPPRKISRPVLTQILQARSEEIFQMFLGELQKKQLLEILGAGIVVTGGISNLEGIEYLASSIFEVPVRVGRPQGIGGLTDIVENPVYATGVGLTLHAAKKGHQQVKISRGSDEKVFRKVLDRMKSWFGEFF, from the coding sequence ATGAAACAGGATAATATTTATGCAGGTTTAGATATAGGGACCACTAAAATCTGTGCAGTAATCGGCCGAAAAAATAATGATGACAGTTTGGATATAATCGGCCTTGGGTGTGTACCGAGCTCCGGTTTAAGAAAGGGAGTGGTGATTAATATTGATGGTACTGTTAAAGCTATAATTGAGGCTTTAAGAGAAGCCGAAAGAATGGCCGGTGTTCAGGTAAAGAACGTTTGTGCAGGTATTGCAGGGGGACATGTTAAAAGTTTTAATTCAAGAGGTATAATTGCCGTAAAAAACAGAGAAGTGAGCAGGAAAGATGTGGAAAGAGCCATTGAATCTGCTTCGGCAGTTGATGTGCCTATCGGCAGTGAAGTCCTTCATGTTATTCCTCAGCAGTTTATTCTGGACGGACAGACGGAGATAAAAGATCCCATAGGAATGAACGGGGTAAGACTTGAAGTGGATGTTCATATTGTTACCGGAGCGGTGAGTAGTGCCCAGAATATTCTAAAAAGTTGCGAAAGGGCTGGAATTTCAGTGGATGATATTGTTCTTGAGCAGCTTGCTTCCAGCGAAGCCGTGTTGTCGGAAGATGAAAAAGAGATCGGTGTATGTCTTATCGATGGAGGAGGCGGCACGACCGATATGGCTGTTTATAAACGGAATGCGGTTTACCATACAGCTGTTCTTTCCATTGGTGGGAATAATTTTACCAGGGACTTATCTATTGGATTGAATACACCGGAATCTGAAGCAGAGAAGGTTAAAAAGGAACACGGTTGTGTCTGGATGGACTTTGTTTCCGAAGATGAAGTCATAAATGTGCCTTCAGTGGGCGGAAGACCTCCCAGAAAAATTTCAAGACCTGTACTGACCCAAATTCTGCAGGCGAGAAGTGAGGAAATTTTCCAGATGTTTCTGGGAGAACTACAGAAAAAGCAGCTTCTTGAAATACTGGGTGCCGGGATTGTGGTAACCGGCGGTATTTCAAATCTTGAGGGAATTGAATATCTGGCCTCTTCTATTTTTGAGGTACCGGTCAGAGTTGGCAGACCTCAGGGCATCGGTGGTTTGACTGATATTGTGGAAAATCCTGTTTATGCAACAGGTGTTGGTCTTACTCTGCATGCTGCCAAAAAGGGGCACCAACAGGTGAAAATTTCCAGAGGAAGCGATGAGAAAGTATTCAGAAAAGTTTTGGATAGAATGAAAAGCTGGTTTGGAGAGTTTTTCTAA
- the murG gene encoding undecaprenyldiphospho-muramoylpentapeptide beta-N-acetylglucosaminyltransferase, producing MRVVLAGGGTGGHLYPGIAIAEKLERKKVDIIFMVSDRTVDSKILSPLHYPFIVQHVTPVKGKGFLYKIKSFSKLSVQVLKNMKIIKRSDKVLLLGGFASAAAGLAALLKRCEIYVHEQNSVMGFANRFFVKFAKKVFVSFEIKNMEIPEAVLTGNPVREGIAEIEPKYEHSRHLLVLGGSQGSRFINRLMIESFERLKKEGIEIKHQTGSMLYNETVEGYKSKYGVCEGENLEITDYVNDIQDALKWSDAVVSRAGSGSVYEIMYAKRPAVFIPLKLAADNHQYFNAKFFEEHGYGYVLTEDEATPENFCKKIMSLFKNYNGFSRKLASVKRFNASEIILSEMGFV from the coding sequence ATGAGGGTAGTGCTGGCCGGAGGCGGAACCGGAGGACATCTTTATCCCGGTATCGCTATAGCAGAAAAACTGGAGAGAAAGAAAGTTGATATTATCTTTATGGTTTCTGACAGGACTGTTGATAGTAAAATTCTTTCACCCCTGCATTATCCTTTTATCGTTCAGCATGTTACACCGGTAAAGGGAAAAGGGTTTTTATACAAAATAAAAAGTTTTTCAAAGCTGTCAGTTCAGGTTTTGAAAAATATGAAGATTATAAAACGCAGTGACAAAGTGCTTCTCCTGGGCGGTTTTGCCTCAGCTGCAGCAGGCCTGGCTGCCCTGTTAAAGAGATGCGAAATTTATGTCCATGAGCAGAATTCCGTTATGGGTTTTGCCAACAGATTCTTTGTGAAATTTGCAAAGAAGGTATTTGTAAGTTTTGAAATTAAAAATATGGAAATACCGGAAGCAGTTTTAACGGGGAATCCTGTGCGTGAAGGAATTGCTGAAATTGAGCCCAAATATGAGCACTCCAGGCATCTTTTGGTGCTCGGCGGAAGCCAGGGGAGCCGTTTTATCAACAGGCTGATGATTGAATCTTTTGAACGGCTGAAAAAAGAAGGTATTGAGATTAAACATCAGACAGGTTCAATGCTTTATAATGAGACCGTTGAAGGATATAAGTCAAAATACGGCGTATGCGAAGGTGAGAATCTGGAAATAACGGATTATGTTAATGATATTCAGGACGCTTTAAAATGGAGTGATGCAGTGGTTTCCAGAGCGGGATCCGGCTCTGTTTATGAAATTATGTATGCAAAACGACCTGCTGTTTTTATACCGCTCAAGTTGGCAGCTGATAATCATCAGTATTTTAATGCTAAATTCTTTGAGGAGCATGGGTACGGTTATGTATTGACAGAAGATGAAGCAACTCCTGAAAATTTTTGTAAAAAAATAATGTCTTTGTTTAAAAACTATAACGGCTTTTCAAGGAAACTGGCATCTGTGAAAAGGTTTAATGCTTCTGAGATTATATTATCGGAAATGGGGTTTGTGTAA
- a CDS encoding cell division protein FtsQ/DivIB, whose amino-acid sequence MIKFYLKAVFMIAMLLLIAFWAYPNVKEMIFSSDYFDVKNIEISGVINGNGERLKKMYEKHLGENLFKFDVRAEKITQDKWIERVEIKRIWPSTVKIIVYENKGLFTYKNRNGCFVYTYNSKKIQVSCSENDISVFMKDTVGSSYLENFAEIYKKGSLNNYRKIVLKESYFTIYKDSYEIKGSYSPDAFLKAYRLKDFLTKRYSSLEYLDLRVPEKIYVKGVLNETG is encoded by the coding sequence ATGATTAAATTTTATCTGAAAGCTGTTTTTATGATTGCAATGTTATTGCTTATCGCTTTTTGGGCTTATCCTAATGTAAAAGAAATGATTTTCAGCTCCGATTACTTTGATGTGAAAAATATAGAAATCTCCGGTGTAATCAATGGAAACGGAGAAAGACTTAAAAAAATGTATGAAAAACACCTGGGTGAGAACCTTTTCAAGTTTGATGTCAGGGCTGAAAAAATAACCCAAGACAAATGGATTGAAAGAGTGGAAATAAAACGTATCTGGCCTTCTACGGTAAAAATAATTGTTTATGAAAATAAGGGGTTGTTTACATACAAAAATAGAAACGGCTGTTTTGTTTATACGTATAACTCCAAAAAAATCCAGGTAAGCTGCAGTGAGAATGATATAAGTGTGTTTATGAAAGATACCGTTGGCTCATCCTATTTAGAAAATTTTGCTGAAATCTACAAAAAGGGCTCGCTGAATAATTATAGAAAGATTGTTTTAAAAGAATCCTATTTCACGATATACAAAGACAGTTATGAAATAAAAGGCTCATACAGTCCTGATGCTTTTTTAAAAGCATACCGGCTAAAGGACTTTTTGACAAAGAGATATTCATCCCTTGAATATCTTGATTTGAGAGTGCCTGAGAAAATTTATGTAAAAGGGGTGCTGAATGAAACAGGATAA
- the ftsW gene encoding putative lipid II flippase FtsW — MFEYKDERFYMFVSVGILLVIGLTFIFSAGSLQAVRIGQPESFFFYKQIIAMVVGLCCMYVSYSTPLYVYRKLVVLIYFLTVVLLISVFAFPAINGAHRWINLPFLSLQPSELAKFTVVVYLAHYLDKKDQKIKVFVKGFLPASLMLGFLASLVLIEPDFGTAFLLIAVSGTLLFIGGMNMKHLVAGIAFILPLLGSLVMMGYRKERILSFIDPWKYSDTTGYQLIQSLIAVGSGGIFGKGLGNSSQKLYFLPEAHTDFIYAIIAEEFGFIGAAAVVVLILVLFVCGLRIAASHVDRYKRYLTMGLCFVLFYQAVIHFCVVLGLTPTKGIPLPFVSYGGSAMVFQLFLLGIIFRSAEER; from the coding sequence ATGTTTGAATACAAGGATGAACGCTTTTATATGTTTGTTTCTGTTGGGATACTCCTTGTAATAGGACTGACATTTATCTTTTCGGCGGGCTCACTTCAGGCTGTGCGTATTGGCCAACCTGAATCGTTTTTCTTTTATAAACAGATTATAGCTATGGTTGTGGGTCTTTGCTGTATGTATGTCAGTTACTCAACACCACTCTATGTATACAGAAAACTGGTTGTTTTAATATACTTTCTCACGGTTGTACTTCTTATATCTGTTTTCGCTTTTCCGGCAATAAACGGTGCGCACCGTTGGATAAACCTGCCTTTTCTCAGTCTCCAGCCATCGGAACTGGCTAAATTTACAGTAGTTGTTTATCTTGCACATTATCTAGATAAAAAAGATCAGAAAATAAAAGTTTTTGTTAAAGGATTTCTGCCCGCCAGCCTGATGCTGGGTTTTTTGGCATCACTGGTACTGATTGAGCCCGATTTCGGTACTGCTTTTTTATTGATAGCTGTATCGGGTACCCTTCTTTTTATAGGCGGGATGAATATGAAACATTTGGTTGCAGGTATTGCTTTTATTCTTCCTTTACTCGGTTCACTGGTTATGATGGGGTACAGAAAAGAGCGCATCCTGAGCTTTATTGATCCGTGGAAATACAGCGATACAACAGGATACCAACTGATTCAGTCCCTTATAGCCGTGGGGAGCGGAGGCATTTTTGGAAAAGGATTGGGGAACAGCTCACAGAAACTCTATTTTTTGCCTGAAGCCCACACGGATTTTATTTATGCAATTATTGCTGAAGAATTCGGTTTTATTGGAGCAGCCGCAGTGGTGGTACTGATTTTGGTATTGTTTGTATGCGGCCTGCGGATTGCGGCTTCCCATGTGGACAGATATAAAAGGTATTTGACTATGGGTCTGTGTTTTGTCCTTTTTTACCAAGCTGTTATACATTTCTGTGTTGTTTTGGGACTGACCCCGACAAAAGGAATCCCGCTGCCTTTTGTGAGTTATGGGGGTTCGGCAATGGTTTTCCAGCTTTTTTTACTCGGCATCATTTTTAGAAGCGCGGAGGAGCGATGA
- the murC gene encoding UDP-N-acetylmuramate--L-alanine ligase — translation MFGKIKKIHFVGIGGIGMSGIAEVLHNLGFIVTGSDTARNSTVERLSNLGIEVIQGHSADNVGGADLVVYSSAVRLDNPELVRAKDNYIPVIKRAEMLAELMRMKYSIVVAGSHGKTTTTSMIGEILYYADFDPTVVIGGRLNRDYNNALVGKSEFMVSEADESDRSFLMLYPTVSVITNIDLEHLDAYEDMDDLKNAFIRFANKVPFYGVNIICIDDLNVTDIIPYIEKRFTTYGLSAKADVSCYDIKRTGFSVSFEVLLHGEKIGRVKLALPGEHNVLNALASIAVGFELEIPFDRIKKGLENFQGVQRRLTLRLDSDNVKVIDDYGHHPTEISTTLRAVREAFPNYRVVAVFQPHRYSRTSALMTDFAKCFFDADELYVTDIYAASEDPIENVNSERLVAEIKKHGFKDVLYIEKLSDFLQYIDNYKNRKTVFLTLGAGDITNFSSELAKALEDK, via the coding sequence ATGTTTGGCAAAATTAAGAAAATACATTTTGTTGGTATAGGCGGAATAGGTATGAGCGGGATAGCAGAAGTACTTCACAATCTCGGCTTTATTGTGACAGGCTCTGATACCGCCAGAAACTCCACAGTTGAAAGGCTCTCTAATCTCGGGATAGAGGTTATACAGGGACACAGTGCAGACAATGTCGGCGGAGCAGATCTGGTTGTATATTCATCAGCCGTTAGATTAGACAATCCTGAGCTTGTCCGGGCAAAGGATAACTATATCCCTGTTATTAAGAGGGCGGAGATGCTTGCGGAACTTATGCGTATGAAATATTCAATAGTAGTTGCCGGCAGCCACGGTAAAACAACTACTACTTCCATGATTGGTGAAATCCTGTATTATGCGGATTTTGACCCCACTGTAGTGATAGGTGGCCGTCTTAACAGGGATTACAACAATGCGTTGGTGGGAAAGAGCGAATTTATGGTTTCCGAAGCCGATGAGAGTGACAGATCTTTTCTAATGCTTTATCCCACTGTTTCTGTGATTACAAATATAGATCTTGAGCATCTGGACGCCTATGAAGATATGGACGATTTGAAAAATGCTTTTATCCGTTTTGCCAACAAAGTTCCTTTTTACGGGGTAAATATTATCTGTATAGATGATTTGAATGTAACGGATATCATTCCTTATATTGAAAAAAGATTTACAACTTACGGTTTAAGCGCAAAAGCGGATGTGAGCTGTTATGATATCAAGCGTACAGGTTTTTCCGTATCCTTTGAGGTTTTACTGCACGGTGAGAAAATTGGAAGGGTTAAACTTGCACTGCCCGGTGAACATAATGTTCTCAATGCTTTGGCTTCAATAGCAGTAGGATTTGAGCTGGAAATACCATTTGACAGAATAAAGAAAGGGCTGGAAAATTTTCAGGGAGTTCAGAGGAGACTGACTCTGAGACTTGACAGTGATAATGTTAAAGTTATTGATGATTACGGTCATCATCCCACGGAAATTTCCACAACCCTTAGGGCAGTGAGAGAAGCTTTCCCCAATTACAGGGTGGTAGCTGTTTTCCAGCCCCACAGATATTCCAGAACATCGGCCTTAATGACAGATTTTGCCAAATGTTTTTTTGATGCAGATGAGCTTTATGTCACTGATATATATGCTGCCAGCGAAGATCCCATTGAGAATGTTAACTCAGAGAGGCTGGTTGCAGAAATAAAAAAGCACGGGTTTAAAGATGTACTTTATATAGAAAAGCTTTCGGATTTCTTACAATACATTGATAATTATAAAAACCGGAAGACGGTTTTTTTAACACTCGGAGCTGGTGATATTACAAATTTTTCATCCGAACTTGCAAAGGCTTTGGAGGATAAATGA
- the murD gene encoding UDP-N-acetylmuramoyl-L-alanine--D-glutamate ligase — MKYALLGYGVSGRGAEKLLKSRDISQVDIYDDTIKSYPSVSSCNFDKYDKVIVSPGIAPDKVNIPANKVTSEVEIAYENLPSEAKIVGVTGTNGKSTITYLTWQILQQMGADAVYCGNIGRTFSKVAIEGDYDIYVVELSSYQIDLLKNFRMDAFCICNVTPDHLDRYRDIKNYAASKLAALKFVKAKRSYLLDSPVFENFNISKSVNFIDPEMKKFPVIKNDILDFGRFYADTRSYPLSGWHNLLNLAFAMCLADEVYGLQGDVSAIVSSLQSLEHRCEKFAESKGVQYINDSKSTNPESTITALNALSGNVILLMGGRIKNADYSETAKPINKVVKKLVLFGEAADSLNRQLEGYFDVETLVCTSIDEAVDIALLSAKSGDTVLLSPGCSSFDSFHNFEERGKYFKNRVNEKLKRCGLNV; from the coding sequence GTGAAATACGCTTTACTGGGTTACGGAGTCAGCGGCCGTGGCGCTGAAAAATTATTGAAGAGCAGAGATATTAGTCAAGTTGATATTTATGACGATACTATTAAATCGTATCCTTCTGTATCCTCTTGTAATTTTGATAAATATGATAAAGTAATTGTGAGCCCCGGAATTGCCCCGGACAAGGTTAATATTCCTGCAAATAAAGTTACCAGCGAAGTGGAAATTGCATATGAAAACCTGCCCTCTGAAGCAAAAATAGTAGGGGTAACGGGAACAAATGGTAAGTCTACAATCACCTATCTTACCTGGCAGATTTTGCAGCAGATGGGTGCTGATGCTGTTTACTGCGGTAATATAGGCAGAACGTTCAGTAAAGTTGCTATAGAAGGTGATTATGATATTTATGTGGTGGAACTCAGCAGCTACCAGATTGACCTGCTGAAAAACTTCAGAATGGATGCTTTTTGTATATGCAATGTTACACCCGATCATTTGGACAGATACAGGGATATAAAGAATTATGCAGCATCAAAGCTGGCAGCTCTTAAATTTGTAAAAGCAAAAAGATCCTATCTCCTCGACTCACCTGTTTTTGAGAATTTTAACATTTCAAAGAGTGTAAATTTTATAGATCCGGAAATGAAAAAGTTTCCCGTTATTAAGAATGATATTCTGGATTTTGGCAGATTTTATGCTGACACCCGTTCGTATCCACTAAGCGGCTGGCATAATCTGCTTAATCTGGCTTTTGCTATGTGTCTGGCAGATGAAGTATATGGTTTACAAGGGGATGTTTCCGCGATTGTATCTTCACTGCAGTCCCTGGAACATAGATGTGAAAAATTTGCGGAGTCAAAAGGGGTACAGTATATAAATGACTCGAAAAGCACAAATCCTGAATCAACCATTACAGCTTTAAATGCGCTTAGCGGAAATGTAATTCTTCTTATGGGAGGCCGAATTAAAAATGCCGACTACTCTGAGACAGCAAAACCGATTAACAAAGTGGTAAAGAAACTCGTTTTGTTTGGAGAGGCTGCCGATTCTCTTAACCGCCAGCTGGAAGGGTATTTTGATGTGGAAACGCTGGTTTGTACCAGCATTGATGAAGCGGTTGATATTGCTCTGTTATCTGCAAAGTCAGGAGATACAGTTTTATTATCTCCCGGCTGCTCCAGTTTCGACAGTTTTCACAATTTTGAGGAGCGGGGGAAGTATTTTAAAAACAGGGTAAATGAAAAACTTAAGAGGTGCGGACTAAATGTTTGA
- the ruvA gene encoding Holliday junction branch migration protein RuvA, protein MFYSISGTLVHKEPGKVVLETGGIAYEILIALNTFSALPESGFSVKLYTHLIIREDGMYLYGFLDEQEKRIFLLLNTVSKVGPKLSLAVLSGISTQKLKDAILSNDYPLIATIPGIGKKTAERIVLELRDKFDEVFEPVEQRSSAAEDVLSALANLGYKGQDCKNIVTKLSGDYDDFETLLKESLKKLSK, encoded by the coding sequence ATGTTTTATAGTATTTCCGGCACCTTAGTACATAAAGAACCCGGTAAGGTTGTATTGGAAACCGGCGGCATTGCTTATGAAATTCTGATTGCACTGAACACTTTTTCCGCTCTTCCTGAATCCGGATTCTCTGTAAAGCTTTATACCCATCTTATTATCAGAGAAGACGGTATGTATTTATACGGTTTTCTGGATGAGCAGGAGAAACGTATTTTTTTGCTGTTGAACACAGTATCCAAAGTGGGTCCCAAGCTTTCGCTGGCTGTGTTATCCGGGATATCAACACAAAAACTTAAAGATGCCATTTTGAGCAATGATTATCCACTCATTGCCACAATTCCGGGGATAGGCAAGAAGACTGCCGAAAGAATTGTACTGGAGTTAAGGGATAAGTTTGATGAGGTATTTGAACCGGTGGAGCAGAGATCTTCTGCAGCCGAGGATGTTTTGAGTGCTCTGGCAAATCTCGGATACAAGGGACAGGACTGTAAAAATATTGTGACAAAACTTTCAGGCGATTACGACGATTTTGAAACCCTTCTTAAAGAATCACTGAAAAAACTTTCCAAATAA